The DNA region GCTCTGCACCATATCATTAGTATATATTCAATGACAAACACCAAAAATTCCGCATAGTTTCTGGCCAGAATCCCCAATCACATAGCGTCGATCCTGTCCTTCTGATGCCCTGCCATCTTCCCCAGACCAAGACTAACCTCTGAGACGACCGCACTTCTCCAAGTGGTTGACACCCTCCCGGTAGTAACATTTGCTCAGCTCCTCCCGCACTAGCCGACCCATCATGACCTGAACCCATTGCTCCCGGATAATGGCATCTTGAGCGGCCTTAAGGCGCTTGGTGTCCTCGAAATCGACGCCATCGAAGGAGGCGGGGaccttgggcttcttggccaggAAGGCCTCGGACTCGGGGGTAGGCATGATTCTGGAGGAAAGGCCTGCGAATTTGGGATATTCGGGGCCTGACTATCGGTTTGTTGCGGCGGGTGGACAGCAGGGTTCGGTGCAGCAGTCCAGCGACGGAGATGCTTCACTTCGAGAGTGGGATGCCGAACTCACAACGCCATAGCCAGCTGCCCACCTACCGCAGGTGGTCCGAGCTCCCAAGCTTGCTGTGCGCTCTGCCATATTCTGCCTGATTTTGCAGGCGGCAAATTGGACGCAACACTGCCAAGGCCAATTCCGTGCACAAAACCCATTGCAGCCAACTAGCGTGCTTCACCGCCCGCGTTGCCCCGCTAAAAAGTACAAGATAAGATTTTTTTCTGCTTATCGAGCCTCGCGAGCGCA from Podospora pseudoanserina strain CBS 124.78 chromosome 1, whole genome shotgun sequence includes:
- a CDS encoding hypothetical protein (COG:C; EggNog:ENOG503P46Q; antiSMASH:Cluster_4), with translation MPTPESEAFLAKKPKVPASFDGVDFEDTKRLKAAQDAIIREQWVQVMMGRLVREELSKCYYREGVNHLEKCGRLRERYLELLKDSRAKGYLFEQQNIIPKE